A window of the Peromyscus leucopus breed LL Stock chromosome 22, UCI_PerLeu_2.1, whole genome shotgun sequence genome harbors these coding sequences:
- the Cript gene encoding cysteine-rich PDZ-binding protein, whose amino-acid sequence MVCEKCEKKLGRVITPDTWKDGARNTTESGGRKLNENKALTSKKARFDPYGKNKFSTCRICKSSVHQPGSHYCQGCAYKKGICAMCGKKVLDTKNYKQTSV is encoded by the exons ATGGTGTGCGAGAAAT GTGAAAAGAAACTCGGCAGAGTTATCACTCCAGATACATGGAAGGATGGCGCACGGAATACCACAG AAAGTGGTGGGAGGAAGCTGAATGAAAACAAAGCTTTGACTTCAAAGAAAGCAAG GTTTGATCCATATGGAAAGAATAAGTTCTCCACTTGCAGAATTTGTAAAAGTTCTGTACACCAGCCAGGTTCTCATTACTGTCAAGGCTGTGCCTACAAAAAAG GCATCTGTGCAATGTGTGGCAAAAAGGTCTTGGATACCAAAAACTACAAACAGACTTCTGTCTAG